One stretch of Schlesneria sp. DSM 10557 DNA includes these proteins:
- a CDS encoding ABC transporter permease — protein MGNVGAVFLFEWKRAFTWQRMLWWWVLALFPVFIVGLVVFTVERDADVPGVSDDMWVELCVWLLFALVPMLVAMLGTLLWATPAVSAELERRSWVYLAVRPHGGTAVLLGKYLASVTWVIPPAILGLTVSVLLCQFARPEQTLQVWWTMVRLILLSAPAYAAIYLLLGVVMPRRAMVLAVAYTLIFELIISFVPAVINKFTVQYRLRSLAAEWCQVSLARRDSPAMQTLIGSEPPWQHVGILILFTTLLVAGSVVLLRACEFSSAAESDM, from the coding sequence ATGGGCAACGTCGGTGCGGTGTTTCTGTTCGAATGGAAGCGGGCCTTCACCTGGCAGCGAATGCTCTGGTGGTGGGTACTGGCCCTGTTTCCGGTGTTCATCGTCGGACTGGTCGTCTTCACCGTGGAAAGAGACGCAGACGTTCCAGGCGTTTCAGACGACATGTGGGTGGAACTTTGCGTCTGGCTGCTGTTTGCTCTTGTTCCCATGCTCGTGGCGATGCTGGGAACACTCCTCTGGGCGACTCCTGCCGTTTCGGCGGAACTGGAACGACGGAGCTGGGTCTATCTGGCGGTACGTCCTCACGGCGGAACGGCTGTTCTCTTGGGGAAATACCTCGCTTCTGTGACGTGGGTCATTCCCCCCGCCATTCTCGGCCTCACTGTCTCAGTCCTGCTGTGTCAGTTCGCCCGGCCGGAGCAGACGCTTCAAGTCTGGTGGACGATGGTCCGACTGATCCTGCTTTCCGCCCCGGCCTACGCTGCCATCTATCTCCTTCTCGGCGTTGTGATGCCCCGTCGCGCGATGGTCCTTGCCGTGGCCTACACCTTGATATTTGAATTGATTATCAGCTTCGTTCCCGCGGTGATTAATAAATTCACCGTCCAGTATCGTCTGCGCTCCCTCGCCGCCGAATGGTGTCAGGTCTCGCTCGCCCGACGGGATTCCCCCGCGATGCAGACATTAATCGGCAGTGAGCCCCCGTGGCAGCACGTCGGTATCCTGATCCTTTTTACCACCCTGCTGGTTGCCGGCTCGGTTGTTCTACTGCGTGCCTGCGAGTTTTCGTCGGCCGCCGAATCCGACATGTAG
- a CDS encoding ABC transporter ATP-binding protein translates to MIELHNVTKLYGKVIGVNDFTLTLEPGAYGLLGPNGSGKSTLLNLITGQLRPTLGTVRVMGRSPRNNVQLFRQLGYCPGGEGMYSDVSGYEWVRYLQQLQGMSAHAAKSAAETALELVGMTYAMHRPISSYSRGMRQRTKLAQAIAHDPEFLILDEPFNGLDPIGRHELTLVLKDWIGQGKSLLFASHLLHEIESITDSFLLICGGRLLASGTAEEVHAMMVGLPNQISFQCPEPHRLASRFIEERVADSVRITGDTLVISTKTPDPIYQNLPRWLDAWGLQVLEMRSADDSLQSLFNSLMKMHRGEL, encoded by the coding sequence ATGATCGAACTTCACAACGTCACAAAACTGTATGGCAAGGTCATCGGAGTCAATGATTTCACGTTGACGCTGGAGCCTGGAGCCTATGGCCTGCTGGGCCCGAATGGTTCGGGGAAGTCCACCCTGCTGAACCTGATTACGGGCCAACTCCGTCCCACACTGGGAACTGTCCGGGTGATGGGTCGTTCTCCCCGCAACAACGTTCAATTGTTCCGTCAGCTCGGTTACTGTCCCGGCGGCGAAGGAATGTACTCAGACGTCTCGGGCTATGAATGGGTCCGTTATCTGCAGCAGTTGCAGGGTATGTCCGCTCATGCGGCTAAGTCGGCGGCGGAAACCGCGTTGGAACTGGTCGGTATGACCTACGCCATGCACCGCCCCATTTCCAGCTACTCACGAGGCATGCGGCAGCGGACCAAGCTGGCACAGGCCATCGCGCATGATCCCGAGTTCCTGATTCTGGATGAACCGTTCAACGGCCTGGACCCGATCGGCCGGCACGAGCTGACGCTGGTTTTAAAGGACTGGATTGGCCAGGGGAAAAGCCTGCTGTTTGCCAGCCACCTGCTTCATGAAATTGAATCCATCACCGATTCCTTTCTATTGATCTGCGGCGGTCGCCTGCTCGCATCCGGCACGGCCGAAGAGGTCCATGCCATGATGGTCGGCCTGCCCAACCAGATCTCGTTTCAGTGTCCTGAACCGCATCGTCTGGCATCGCGATTCATTGAAGAACGCGTTGCCGATTCCGTCCGCATCACGGGTGATACCCTCGTCATTTCGACCAAAACTCCGGACCCAATCTATCAGAACCTGCCGCGCTGGCTTGATGCATGGGGCCTGCAGGTGTTGGAAATGCGGTCGGCGGATGATTCCCTGCAGTCTTTGTTTAACTCTCTCATGAAGATGCACCGGGGTGAACTCTAA
- a CDS encoding ABC transporter permease has translation MSASTGSEAPTSPSPEVGAAPAHRSGVGAGRGVHHLGYRGWSGVRTSGWSRWMVISQVGVQRAWQSQWLKRMLFFAWLPAVWFGFGFFLWEQATQYPEWQQLLRQLLRNFPPSPPIDVIQEAVRSDDLTESRHLFWAGLLQMFFRYPQAVLMVLVVGLISPPLISQDIRSRAFLLYFSRPLTRSEYVLGKMGSLWTFLCLISGVPALVLYFIGVMLSPSISVVLTTWDLPLRIIGATLVLILPTSALALCISSLTKESRYAGFAWFAVWILGWFTYGAVTSAEGFNAQQAARHQQFPFPEAEVAVPSESAWTHLSLYHTLGRVQSWVFGFDQFEDVVASIAILVLLTSISLGVTYYRISAPMRV, from the coding sequence ATGTCCGCAAGTACCGGCAGTGAAGCCCCGACGTCACCTTCACCAGAGGTTGGTGCCGCCCCCGCGCATCGATCGGGGGTGGGTGCCGGACGGGGAGTCCACCATCTTGGTTACCGGGGGTGGTCGGGCGTCCGGACATCGGGGTGGAGTCGCTGGATGGTGATTTCGCAAGTCGGCGTCCAACGGGCCTGGCAGAGTCAATGGCTGAAGCGGATGCTGTTCTTCGCATGGCTGCCTGCGGTCTGGTTTGGGTTTGGTTTCTTTCTCTGGGAGCAGGCGACGCAATATCCCGAATGGCAGCAGCTTCTGCGGCAGTTGCTGCGCAACTTCCCCCCCTCCCCGCCCATTGACGTGATCCAGGAAGCCGTACGGAGCGATGACCTGACGGAAAGTCGTCATCTGTTCTGGGCCGGGTTACTTCAGATGTTCTTTCGTTATCCACAGGCAGTCCTGATGGTCCTTGTCGTGGGCCTGATCTCTCCACCGCTGATCTCGCAGGACATCCGCTCGCGCGCGTTCCTGCTGTACTTCTCACGCCCCCTCACCCGCAGCGAGTACGTGCTGGGAAAAATGGGCAGCCTCTGGACATTCCTCTGCCTGATTTCAGGCGTCCCCGCGCTCGTTCTCTACTTCATCGGAGTCATGCTGTCTCCCAGTATCAGTGTCGTCTTGACGACCTGGGATCTGCCTCTCCGCATCATCGGTGCTACACTCGTCCTTATTCTTCCGACATCGGCGCTGGCACTTTGTATTTCCTCCCTGACGAAAGAAAGCCGGTACGCGGGATTCGCCTGGTTCGCCGTCTGGATCCTCGGCTGGTTTACCTATGGGGCCGTGACGTCTGCAGAAGGATTCAACGCTCAACAGGCAGCGAGGCATCAGCAGTTCCCCTTTCCCGAGGCCGAAGTCGCTGTCCCGAGTGAATCCGCCTGGACTCACCTGTCGCTCTATCACACCTTGGGTCGCGTCCAGAGCTGGGTGTTCGGCTTTGATCAGTTCGAGGATGTCGTGGCCTCGATTGCAATCCTGGTCCTGTTAACGAGCATCTCGCTCGGCGTCACGTACTATCGAATTTCGGCACCGATGCGTGTGTAA
- a CDS encoding ABC transporter ATP-binding protein codes for MTVLIDLVEITKYYGRFRALDRVSLQIQAGITGLLGPNGAGKTTLIKVLLGLVRTTSGHGRFLDFELGRQSRQIRGLVGYMPEDDCFLYGMTGIESVQFVAQLSQIPAIEALRRAHETLDFCGLAQERYRTVETYSTGMRQKLRFAQAIVHDPPILILDEPTSGLDPEERLVMLNRIRLLAKDKGKGVLLCTHILPDVQSISDSVVILAGGRVQVSQTLTELSRATIPALELRLAGPAEVMVERFRERGIEVTQPAHGHLVLKGNPDELTQTAWQVATECGVGVRSMTPARNTLEEIFLNAIRGES; via the coding sequence ATGACGGTGCTGATCGACCTCGTAGAAATCACGAAGTACTATGGCCGATTTCGGGCATTGGATCGTGTTTCGCTGCAGATTCAGGCGGGGATCACCGGCCTGCTGGGTCCGAACGGTGCTGGCAAGACCACACTGATCAAAGTGCTGCTGGGACTGGTTCGCACGACCAGCGGCCACGGACGATTTCTCGACTTCGAACTTGGACGACAGTCGCGCCAGATTCGTGGTCTGGTCGGTTACATGCCGGAAGATGATTGCTTCCTCTACGGCATGACGGGGATCGAGAGTGTGCAGTTTGTCGCCCAGCTTTCGCAGATCCCCGCCATCGAAGCCTTGCGACGGGCCCACGAAACGCTCGATTTCTGCGGTCTGGCGCAGGAGCGTTACCGAACCGTCGAGACGTATTCCACGGGGATGCGGCAGAAACTTCGATTCGCCCAGGCGATCGTTCATGACCCGCCGATCCTCATCCTGGATGAGCCGACTTCGGGACTCGATCCGGAAGAACGACTGGTGATGCTGAACCGCATCCGACTGCTTGCGAAAGACAAAGGAAAAGGGGTTCTGCTCTGTACTCATATTCTTCCTGACGTCCAGTCGATCAGCGATTCGGTCGTGATCCTCGCGGGGGGACGGGTACAAGTTTCCCAGACATTGACGGAGCTGAGTCGCGCAACCATTCCCGCACTGGAACTGCGACTCGCCGGTCCCGCTGAGGTGATGGTGGAACGATTTCGCGAACGGGGCATCGAGGTTACACAACCCGCACATGGGCATCTCGTACTGAAAGGGAATCCGGACGAACTCACGCAGACGGCCTGGCAGGTGGCGACGGAATGCGGCGTGGGAGTTCGATCCATGACCCCCGCGCGCAACACTTTGGAAGAAATCTTCCTGAATGCCATACGAGGAGAGTCGTAG
- a CDS encoding DUF1559 domain-containing protein → MKRLKIVGVVLLVLAVLAAMLIPAVQAARQAARQSQSHCRLKQLGLALHNYQGTYGVFPPAYTVDAEGKPLHSWRTLILPYLDEQKLYDSIDLAKPWNDRANEPARKTAVGVYQSPWGAEDSTMTPFLAMVTPESVLRPMQSCKLEDVTDGASMTLMLIEVPTDQMGDWISPGDADDETLRKLASTTTSPSAKGVGILLVDGSVRNLDYKIPLDQLRALVTVSGHDEAGGF, encoded by the coding sequence ATGAAGCGGCTCAAGATCGTCGGAGTGGTTTTGCTGGTCTTAGCCGTACTGGCTGCCATGCTGATCCCAGCTGTTCAAGCCGCACGACAGGCCGCTCGTCAAAGCCAAAGTCACTGTCGCCTGAAACAACTTGGATTGGCCCTGCACAATTACCAGGGGACTTACGGCGTCTTTCCACCGGCGTACACAGTGGATGCCGAGGGGAAGCCGCTACACAGTTGGCGGACACTGATTCTGCCCTATCTTGACGAGCAGAAACTTTACGACTCGATCGATCTCGCAAAACCGTGGAACGACCGCGCGAACGAACCAGCCCGCAAAACCGCCGTCGGTGTGTATCAAAGCCCGTGGGGGGCTGAAGATTCAACGATGACGCCATTCCTGGCAATGGTGACCCCTGAGAGCGTGCTACGGCCGATGCAGTCGTGCAAACTTGAAGATGTCACCGATGGGGCTTCGATGACTCTGATGCTCATTGAAGTCCCGACTGACCAAATGGGGGACTGGATCTCTCCAGGCGACGCCGACGATGAAACATTACGCAAGCTGGCAAGCACCACAACGTCACCTTCTGCTAAGGGGGTAGGTATCTTGCTCGTGGACGGCTCGGTTCGGAACCTCGATTACAAGATTCCCTTAGATCAGCTTCGCGCGTTGGTGACGGTGAGTGGTCACGATGAGGCCGGCGGTTTCTGA
- a CDS encoding DUF1559 domain-containing protein: MSRVLEYVVATLVIALVVVMLWPATRRGREPARRTQCKNNLKAIGLALHNYHDKYNSFPPAYTVDKDGNPLHSWRTLLLPYLDRQALYDKIDLSKPWNDPVNAEAYKTAAGCYVCPSATVEKATSATYLALVAPDSVMRPVQSRSFKDVTDGIATTLIVIEVSSDQAVHWMSPEDASEEVLRELVSTRKPTHSYGGHIAFVDGSVRLLDKNVTYDQVRALVTVNGKEIVKDF; the protein is encoded by the coding sequence ATGAGCAGGGTTCTTGAATACGTTGTGGCGACTCTTGTTATTGCTCTTGTCGTAGTGATGCTGTGGCCGGCAACTCGCCGAGGTAGGGAACCTGCGCGCCGAACACAATGTAAGAACAATCTGAAGGCAATCGGCCTGGCTCTGCACAACTACCACGACAAGTACAACTCCTTTCCTCCCGCGTATACGGTGGATAAGGATGGGAATCCGCTGCACAGCTGGCGGACGCTGCTGCTGCCCTACCTTGATCGGCAGGCGCTCTACGACAAGATCGATCTCTCCAAGCCATGGAACGACCCGGTCAACGCAGAAGCGTACAAGACCGCCGCCGGGTGCTATGTATGCCCTTCGGCCACCGTAGAAAAGGCGACAAGTGCAACCTATCTGGCCCTCGTGGCTCCCGACAGCGTCATGCGGCCCGTGCAGTCCCGTTCATTCAAGGATGTCACGGATGGGATAGCGACGACGTTGATCGTGATTGAAGTTTCTTCCGACCAAGCCGTTCACTGGATGTCACCCGAAGATGCCAGTGAAGAGGTCTTGCGTGAGTTAGTCAGCACCAGAAAACCGACCCATTCTTATGGAGGACACATTGCATTCGTAGATGGCTCCGTCCGTCTGCTGGATAAGAATGTGACGTACGATCAAGTTCGCGCGCTGGTGACGGTGAATGGGAAAGAAATCGTCAAGGATTTTTAA
- a CDS encoding DUF1559 domain-containing protein, which translates to MFQDVSRGREAGRRTICRNNLKQIALALHKYHDTYFTFPPAYTVDGDGRPLHSWRTLILPYLDQQELYESIDLSKPWNDPVNAAARQTVVSAYKCPFASSKEASTTYLAVVTPTSALRPIDSCRIEDIKDGTSNTVLVVEVPLSESVNWMAPSDSDEGLLQSVWNTAKVSHVGGGHVLFADGSVRLVSINMPFETLQGLITVSGENASVSSKLGWVLAPTVHLLRCPVRITPSSIVSIGRVRTGRVGSTSLSMPTKHRSTPVRNE; encoded by the coding sequence ATGTTTCAGGACGTCTCACGTGGACGCGAAGCCGGACGTCGAACTATATGCAGGAATAATCTCAAACAGATTGCGCTTGCCCTCCACAAATACCACGACACCTACTTCACCTTCCCTCCCGCGTACACCGTGGATGGCGATGGGCGACCTCTGCATAGTTGGCGAACGCTGATTTTACCCTACCTCGATCAGCAGGAACTCTACGAGTCGATCGACCTCTCCAAGCCATGGAACGACCCTGTCAACGCAGCGGCGCGTCAAACGGTTGTCAGCGCCTACAAGTGCCCATTCGCATCATCAAAAGAGGCTTCGACAACTTATCTGGCGGTGGTCACACCGACGAGCGCCTTACGGCCCATCGATTCGTGCAGGATTGAAGACATCAAAGACGGCACCTCGAATACAGTTCTGGTTGTTGAGGTACCCCTTAGTGAATCCGTGAATTGGATGGCGCCATCTGATTCCGATGAAGGGTTACTGCAGTCTGTCTGGAACACGGCGAAGGTTTCACACGTGGGAGGTGGCCATGTCCTTTTTGCGGATGGCTCTGTGAGGCTGGTCAGTATCAATATGCCGTTCGAAACTCTACAAGGCCTCATCACGGTCAGCGGGGAGAACGCATCGGTGAGTTCTAAGCTGGGTTGGGTTCTCGCCCCGACGGTCCACCTGTTGCGCTGTCCTGTTCGCATCACCCCTTCATCGATTGTTTCCATTGGAAGAGTTCGTACAGGGCGAGTGGGATCAACCAGCTTGTCCATGCCGACGAAACATAGATCCACTCCTGTTCGTAACGAATGA
- a CDS encoding DUF2306 domain-containing protein: MNDFQTDPCGLPSTARTPLPTAAPRPPFHLRRLLPFVALVLFLRITVGILLNYPDYFPPNFDSDFLLGRQPYFFGSYHWAFYAHLISGPVTLILGLILISNRFRERWPKWHRMLGRIQCLFILLVLTPSGLWMAQYVDLGPVPAAGFSVLALLTGLSAAMGWRSAVQRRFVSHRWWMSRCFVLLCSAIVLRLVAGFASLIRYEQEWIYVSSAWTSWLIPLALYELFQWKQSMKG; encoded by the coding sequence ATGAATGACTTCCAAACTGATCCCTGCGGACTGCCATCGACGGCGAGGACCCCGCTGCCGACCGCGGCACCACGCCCCCCGTTCCATCTGCGACGACTTCTGCCCTTCGTGGCGTTGGTGCTTTTCCTCCGCATCACGGTCGGCATCCTGCTCAATTATCCCGATTACTTTCCCCCCAACTTCGATTCTGATTTTCTGCTGGGTCGTCAGCCCTACTTCTTCGGCAGCTATCATTGGGCCTTCTATGCGCATCTGATTTCCGGGCCGGTGACACTGATCCTCGGATTGATCCTCATCAGCAACCGGTTCCGCGAACGCTGGCCGAAATGGCATCGCATGCTCGGAAGAATCCAGTGTCTGTTCATCCTGCTCGTTCTCACCCCAAGTGGATTATGGATGGCGCAGTACGTTGACTTGGGCCCGGTCCCCGCAGCGGGCTTTTCCGTTCTGGCACTGCTGACCGGCCTATCCGCCGCGATGGGTTGGCGATCCGCCGTCCAGCGCAGATTTGTATCGCATCGATGGTGGATGTCGCGTTGTTTTGTGCTCCTCTGCTCAGCGATCGTGCTGAGACTCGTCGCCGGTTTCGCTTCGCTCATTCGTTACGAACAGGAGTGGATCTATGTTTCGTCGGCATGGACAAGCTGGTTGATCCCACTCGCCCTGTACGAACTCTTCCAATGGAAACAATCGATGAAGGGGTGA
- a CDS encoding alcohol dehydrogenase catalytic domain-containing protein gives MMRAVVLSERGLEVVDRPIPSPQKGEVLVRVIKAGLCETDLQLVQGYMGYQGILGHEFVGIAESGRFQGQRVVGEINCACGECETCRQGIPTHCPHRSVLGILNHDGAFAEYVAVPEHNLHLVPEHVSTEHAVFVEPLAAAFQILDQISVNQSHTVIVLGDGRLGNLCSQVLAQTGCRLTTVGKHPQKLKLLSDHGIPTALISEIEMARQADIVVDCTGSATGFETALKLLKPRGTLVLKTTVAGTQQLSLAPLVIDEITVVGSRCGPFPPAIRALAEQRIDVESLIDATYPLSESLAAFERARTRPTLKLLLDPAK, from the coding sequence ATGATGCGCGCTGTAGTTCTGAGCGAACGGGGTTTGGAAGTCGTGGATCGTCCGATCCCATCGCCGCAAAAGGGTGAGGTTCTCGTCCGGGTCATCAAAGCCGGCCTGTGTGAGACCGACCTGCAACTGGTCCAAGGCTACATGGGCTATCAGGGGATCCTCGGCCACGAGTTTGTCGGGATTGCCGAATCGGGACGGTTTCAGGGACAGCGGGTCGTGGGTGAAATCAATTGTGCCTGCGGCGAGTGTGAAACCTGCCGACAGGGGATCCCCACACATTGCCCGCACCGGAGCGTGCTGGGAATCTTGAACCATGATGGTGCCTTCGCCGAATATGTCGCCGTCCCCGAGCATAATCTGCACCTCGTCCCAGAGCATGTTTCCACCGAACACGCGGTCTTTGTTGAACCTCTCGCCGCCGCCTTTCAGATTCTCGATCAGATTTCCGTGAACCAAAGCCATACCGTCATCGTTCTCGGCGATGGACGATTAGGAAATCTCTGCTCGCAGGTGCTTGCTCAGACGGGCTGCCGATTGACCACCGTCGGAAAGCATCCGCAAAAGCTGAAGCTTCTGTCCGATCATGGGATCCCCACGGCGCTCATAAGTGAAATCGAAATGGCCCGGCAGGCCGACATCGTCGTCGATTGCACCGGTTCGGCAACGGGGTTCGAGACCGCACTCAAGCTGTTGAAACCTCGTGGCACACTGGTGCTGAAAACGACAGTGGCAGGAACCCAGCAACTCTCGCTTGCTCCGTTAGTCATTGATGAAATCACGGTTGTTGGATCACGATGTGGTCCGTTTCCGCCCGCAATCCGAGCACTCGCCGAACAGCGGATCGATGTTGAATCGCTCATCGATGCCACCTATCCACTGAGCGAGTCGCTCGCCGCTTTTGAACGAGCACGCACCCGCCCCACACTGAAACTGCTGCTCGACCCCGCAAAGTAA
- a CDS encoding magnesium transporter, producing the protein MMGAKSPEEFTPTDLPESARPAESAGPAAVMKGDITSVSPASVDETNSANVAGIHPQPTPAVEDHATSVCSTENGNSTENGKQFSHVKDVLNDPVTLHMRPASTLLRMDQTIAASLELIRSRQDVGRIIYFYVVDDQHRLQGVVTTRKLLLSSPETTIGAVMSPHTVAIPSTASVLEACEFFTQHKLLAFPVVDAEQKVVGIVDVDLYTEEIREIERRQDSDDLFQLIGVHLSEAAQGNARLAFMGRFPWLLCNVLGGMLSALIADAYDDVSTLVVVAPFIALVTALAESVSIQSVSLALQALHAHPPKWTTFIRLVGLELLVGLLLGVACGLTVGAVALIWKGNLVVAVSLFLGIVGGVVTSAGVGLAIPYVLRLFRRDPQLASGPIALALSDVVTLLCYFNLGRWLLT; encoded by the coding sequence ATGATGGGAGCCAAGTCGCCAGAAGAATTCACCCCCACTGACCTTCCCGAGTCGGCTCGTCCTGCAGAATCGGCAGGCCCCGCTGCGGTAATGAAAGGTGACATAACGTCGGTGAGTCCCGCTTCTGTGGACGAAACAAACTCTGCAAATGTCGCGGGTATCCATCCGCAGCCGACACCCGCCGTCGAAGACCACGCAACGTCGGTTTGCTCGACTGAGAACGGAAACTCGACTGAGAACGGAAAACAGTTCAGCCACGTCAAAGACGTGCTGAATGATCCCGTCACTTTGCATATGCGTCCCGCCTCGACGCTGTTGCGAATGGATCAGACGATTGCGGCATCGCTGGAGTTGATTCGATCCCGGCAGGACGTGGGACGCATCATCTATTTCTACGTCGTCGACGACCAGCATCGTCTGCAGGGAGTGGTCACGACACGGAAGCTGCTGTTGAGCTCACCCGAGACCACAATCGGTGCGGTCATGTCGCCTCATACAGTGGCCATTCCTTCAACCGCCAGTGTGCTTGAGGCGTGCGAGTTCTTTACTCAACATAAACTGCTTGCCTTTCCTGTCGTCGACGCTGAGCAGAAGGTGGTCGGGATTGTTGACGTTGACCTGTATACGGAAGAAATCCGTGAGATCGAACGGCGGCAGGATAGCGACGATCTGTTCCAGCTCATCGGGGTTCATCTTTCGGAAGCCGCTCAAGGAAACGCACGGCTGGCCTTCATGGGGCGGTTCCCCTGGTTACTGTGTAACGTCCTTGGCGGAATGCTGTCGGCGCTGATCGCCGATGCGTATGACGATGTTTCCACACTGGTTGTCGTGGCCCCATTTATTGCACTCGTGACCGCTCTGGCAGAGAGCGTCAGTATTCAGTCGGTCAGTCTGGCTCTGCAGGCGCTGCATGCACACCCCCCGAAGTGGACGACGTTTATTCGACTGGTCGGTCTGGAACTGCTGGTAGGGCTTCTGCTGGGGGTGGCCTGCGGCCTGACGGTTGGGGCCGTGGCGCTGATATGGAAGGGAAATCTGGTCGTCGCCGTCAGTCTCTTTCTGGGGATTGTCGGTGGAGTGGTGACCTCCGCAGGTGTGGGACTCGCAATCCCCTACGTCCTGCGCCTGTTCCGCCGGGATCCGCAACTGGCCTCGGGACCCATCGCTCTCGCGCTGAGCGACGTGGTCACGCTGCTCTGCTATTTCAACCTGGGACGGTGGCTGTTGACGTGA
- a CDS encoding bifunctional heptose 7-phosphate kinase/heptose 1-phosphate adenyltransferase, with translation MHSQRLDELLTQFPRHRIAVLGDFFLDKYLEVSPELAEPSLETGRVAHQVLAIRRSPGAAGTVVNNLAALGATQLHAIGAVGDDGEAFDLCKGLNQIGCSTDGLLRCPELMTPTYLKPHDQNVAGLEGEHSRYDTKNRVPTPQAIVDRIAAELERVLPQVDALLIMDQVEIADCGVVTTRLRDRVAELARRFSNVIFWADSRRFIRSFRNTMIKANQFEAVHRLNPAVGEEVSAEELRRLVPQLRTENQATVFVTYGERGIWVSDPEVTLVPGVKVRGPIDPTGAGDSASAGAVMSLCSGATAAEAALVANLVASITVQQLGTTGTASPDQVRAALQEWHSQQGQS, from the coding sequence ATGCATTCTCAACGCCTCGACGAACTATTGACGCAGTTTCCTCGACATCGAATTGCTGTGCTGGGTGACTTCTTTCTGGACAAGTACCTCGAAGTCTCACCCGAGCTGGCAGAACCGAGTCTGGAAACGGGTCGGGTCGCTCATCAGGTTTTGGCAATTCGACGATCGCCTGGTGCTGCGGGAACCGTTGTCAACAATCTGGCGGCACTCGGTGCGACTCAACTGCATGCGATCGGTGCCGTTGGCGACGATGGAGAAGCGTTTGATCTGTGCAAAGGATTAAATCAGATTGGCTGTTCGACCGACGGACTGTTGCGCTGTCCCGAGCTGATGACGCCGACCTACCTTAAGCCTCATGATCAGAATGTCGCGGGACTCGAGGGAGAGCATTCGAGATACGACACCAAAAACCGCGTTCCGACTCCGCAGGCCATCGTCGATCGTATCGCCGCCGAACTGGAACGCGTCCTACCGCAGGTGGACGCTCTGCTGATTATGGACCAGGTCGAAATCGCAGATTGCGGTGTCGTGACAACGCGATTGCGGGACCGCGTCGCCGAATTGGCTCGACGATTCAGCAATGTCATCTTCTGGGCTGACAGCCGTCGGTTCATTCGATCCTTCCGCAATACGATGATCAAAGCGAATCAGTTCGAGGCGGTGCATCGGCTGAATCCGGCTGTGGGAGAAGAAGTTTCGGCTGAGGAACTCCGCCGGCTCGTTCCCCAGTTGCGAACGGAAAACCAGGCTACTGTGTTTGTCACCTACGGTGAGCGGGGGATCTGGGTGAGTGATCCGGAAGTCACGCTGGTACCGGGTGTGAAAGTGCGGGGGCCGATCGATCCAACCGGGGCGGGGGATAGTGCTTCGGCCGGTGCGGTGATGTCCTTGTGTAGCGGTGCGACGGCCGCCGAAGCGGCGCTGGTCGCCAACCTGGTTGCCTCCATCACGGTCCAGCAATTGGGCACCACCGGCACGGCCTCACCCGATCAGGTTCGGGCAGCCCTGCAGGAGTGGCATTCCCAGCAGGGACAGTCATAG